The DNA window TAGTTGCCTCCTTATTTGTTGAGGGAAAAAGTATAGCGCTGGACTTTTTAGAAATTCAAAATCACACCAAAAAATCGTCAGGAAAAGGAATTAAACTGGAATTGGGCTCCCCGATTATCCGTAATTTTAAAGAAGCCCACGCTTTAGTTCCCGCCTTTGAAACACCAAAACAATACACCGCATCAGCATCTATGGCTAGCAAAACCGGACACCCTCTTGTGCAGGCATTCCAGGATAACGTAGCCGATATGATCCGTATGCAGGAAGAGGTTTTAACGCTTTTCCAAAACCCATCAAATATTAAAATTCAGCGTCCGGCTCCTGTGCAGCCAGTCGCTCCTGTAGCATCGAAAGCACCGAGAAGCACCACTTTTTCAAAAGACCTGTATGTTACCCTGGAAAGTCATCCTTACCTTATCGACCACAGTTTATTGAGACAGCCTAAAGGATGGGCTCATGTAGCCGATATGGAACCGGTCATTCCGATGACCATGATCTTTGAACAGCTGGCAGAAATTGCGGAAGCAGAAATCCCGGGAACACAGGTTCATAAAATCATGAACGTAAGTGTCTTCCAATGGATGAATGTAGCCAAACCTTTTGAAAAAACAGTAAAAGGAGAATGGCGTGCCCACAACCATGCGTATCTGGATATTGAGAATTTTGCCAATGCCGAAGTACTGTTAAAATCTTCTCCGGTTCCGGTTCCTGCCTTCAACTTCTCCATCGGTGATCTTTTACCTATTGAGAGAACTCCTGAAGAAATCTATGACATGCACATGTTCCATGGAGATCAGTATCAGGGAATCACTGAAGTTTCTGCCGTTGGTTCCAAAGGAATCATCGGAAAAATCAAAGGAAACGGTGGTAAAGGTTCGTTACTTGACAATGCAGGACAATTATTCGGGCTTTGGTTACAGCTTACCCTGGTAAAAGACCGTATTGCATTCCCTGTTAAAATCAGAGATATAGAATTCTTCGGAGAGATGCATGATCAGGAAGGTATTTTTGAATGTACCTGTATGCAGACTGAGCTTAATGATGAGTTCGCTATTGCCAATATCCTTCTGACAAGAGACGGAAAACCATGGTGCTCCATTACAGGGTGGCAAAACAGAAGACTTGAAATTGACGCTGCTTTATGGAATGTTTCTATGTCACCGTTGCACAATCGTCTTTCTGAAGAAATCGCTCCTGAAGTGTTTTACTTCCATCAGGCGTATACAAGGGTTGCTTCATGGGATTTTATCCTGAAAAGATATTTTAACCAAACGGAAAAACAGCATCAACAACAATTATTACCGAATAAGAAGAAAAACTGGATGGTAAGCCGTGTAGCGGTGAAAGATGCCGTAAGAAATCTTCTCCGTCAGGAAAAAAATCATGCCTGCTTCCCGATTACCTTTGAGATTCGTTCTGATGAAGTGGGGAAACCTTACCTCATCAGTGATTTTACGGAAGACATTCACATTTCACTGGCTCACAAAGGAAAAGAAGCAGTAGGTATTGCCCGATACGGAAAATCTGTAGGAATCGATATGGAAACTATTGAAGAACGCAGCTCCGGATTCTACGACATGGTATTTACCGACCACGAATTAACATTATTAAAAGACAGAGATCAGGCCGAGTGGACTACCCGTTTCTGGGTTGCCAAGGAAGCCTACGGAAAGTTCCTGGGAACAGGACTGAAGGGAAATCCAAAAGCCTTCGAAGTCGAGCTTATAAAAGATGATCACTTGTGGATCAACAATATTGAAATCAAAACTATTAAACATCAAAATTATATTATCGGATGGACACTGTAAACGCAACATTAAAAATGAACCACGAAGAACTTTTCACTTTATTAAAAGGTTTTATTACTGAAGTGATCGGTGCTGAATTTGTAGAAGAAATGGATATTACTCCGGAAAGTTCATTCACCAAAGATCTGGAAATGGACAGTATTGAGATTGTTTCTTTTTCCGAAAAGATCAAAGCGCATTTTGGAGATCAGATCGATTTTACAGGTTGGTTGTCTTCTATGGACCTTGACCACTTGATCAATCTTGACCTTAGTATGATCATCAATTACATCTACGAATGCCAATAATCACGGTCAATAATAAACAGGTTCATATACAGGAACTCAACAAAGAAGCTGAACAAACCGTGGTGTTAATCCACGGGATGTTCAGCAATCTGTCTATTTATTATTTTAATATTGCTCCGATTCTGGCGAAGCACTTCCATGTTGTTATGTACGATCTGAAAAGCCACGGAATGAGTGAGCGTTTTCTTGACGGATATGACCTTGATACGATGTCATCTGATCTGATTTGTTTAATGGATACGCTGCAACTGAAAAAGGTCCATCTTGCCGGCTATAGTTTTGGTGGTCTTATCGCTTTAAAAACAGCTTTACAATACCCGGAACGTGTCAATAAACTGGTAGTAACGGAAGCTCCGGATCCTCAGGATGAAAAGGCCCGCAATATTATTGATGAATACAGCAAAGAGTTTCTGGAACA is part of the Chryseobacterium lactis genome and encodes:
- a CDS encoding acyl carrier protein, translating into MDTVNATLKMNHEELFTLLKGFITEVIGAEFVEEMDITPESSFTKDLEMDSIEIVSFSEKIKAHFGDQIDFTGWLSSMDLDHLINLDLSMIINYIYECQ
- a CDS encoding alpha/beta fold hydrolase, whose amino-acid sequence is MPIITVNNKQVHIQELNKEAEQTVVLIHGMFSNLSIYYFNIAPILAKHFHVVMYDLKSHGMSERFLDGYDLDTMSSDLICLMDTLQLKKVHLAGYSFGGLIALKTALQYPERVNKLVVTEAPDPQDEKARNIIDEYSKEFLEHYVANFTDTTKVQMGKRQMEKNHRMYEFLFNQTSIKADMIREKDFLNEADFNELKASTLLLYGADSNCRPTGEWLQTQIGNSVLELIPGDHNIPIQEPQMIAETITDFLSKILTQNHG